A single window of Flagellimonas maritima DNA harbors:
- a CDS encoding iron-sulfur cluster assembly protein, which yields MSEEITAIDTAELGEKIVRVLKTIYDPEIPVDIYELGLIYDVFINEDYDAKILMTLTSPNCPVAETLPVEVEEKVKSLDALKDVEVEITFDPPWTQELMSEEAKLELGLL from the coding sequence ATGAGCGAAGAAATAACTGCAATAGATACCGCAGAATTAGGAGAAAAAATAGTTAGGGTTCTAAAAACGATTTATGACCCTGAAATCCCTGTTGACATCTATGAGCTGGGTTTAATTTACGATGTTTTTATAAACGAAGATTATGACGCAAAAATATTGATGACACTCACCTCTCCAAACTGCCCTGTTGCTGAAACACTTCCTGTAGAGGTAGAGGAAAAAGTGAAGTCTTTGGATGCTCTAAAAGATGTTGAAGTGGAAATCACCTTTGATCCGCCATGGACACAAGAATTGATGAGTGAAGAAGCAAAATTGGAATTGGGGCTTTT
- the sufB gene encoding Fe-S cluster assembly protein SufB, which translates to MAYTEEELKKELETKEYEYGFYTDIESDTFPKGLSEDIVRAISKKKNEPQWMTDWRLDAYRVWEQMKEPEWANVNYEKPDFQEISYYSAPKKADPNKSLDDVDPELLEMYRKLGISVDEQKKLQNVAVDIVVDSVSVATTFKKTLAEKGIIFMPISEAIQEHPELVKKYMGTVVPKTDNFYAALNSAVFTDGSFCYIPKGVRCPMELSTYFRINEGGTGQFERTLVIADESSYVSYLEGCTAPSRDENQLHAAVVELIALDDAEIKYSTVQNWYPGNKEGKGGVYNFVTKRGICENNSKISWTQVETGSAVTWKYPSCILKGNNSVGEFYSIAVTNNFQQADTGTKMVHLGKNTKSTIISKGISAGQSQNSYRGLVQVNSRAENARNFSQCDSLLMGNRCGAHTFPYIEAKNKTAQIEHEATTSKIGEDQIFYCNQRGIDTEKAIALIVNGFSKEVLNKLPMEFAVEAQKLLEISLEGSVG; encoded by the coding sequence ATGGCTTACACAGAAGAGGAATTAAAGAAAGAACTGGAAACCAAGGAATATGAGTACGGTTTCTATACAGATATCGAGTCTGATACTTTTCCAAAAGGGTTGAGTGAAGATATTGTACGAGCGATTTCCAAAAAGAAGAATGAACCGCAATGGATGACCGATTGGCGATTGGATGCGTATCGTGTTTGGGAACAAATGAAAGAACCGGAATGGGCGAACGTCAACTATGAAAAACCTGATTTTCAGGAAATTTCATATTACTCTGCTCCAAAAAAAGCAGACCCCAACAAATCTTTGGATGATGTTGACCCCGAGTTATTGGAAATGTACAGAAAGCTTGGAATTTCCGTTGATGAACAAAAGAAATTACAGAACGTCGCCGTAGATATTGTAGTGGACTCTGTTTCTGTTGCAACAACCTTCAAAAAAACATTGGCAGAAAAGGGAATTATTTTTATGCCCATTTCCGAAGCCATTCAAGAACATCCAGAATTGGTCAAAAAATATATGGGCACCGTTGTCCCCAAAACTGATAATTTTTACGCTGCTTTAAATTCTGCGGTATTTACAGATGGGTCTTTCTGCTATATACCAAAAGGCGTAAGATGTCCAATGGAATTATCTACCTATTTCAGAATCAATGAAGGAGGTACTGGCCAGTTTGAACGGACATTGGTTATTGCAGATGAAAGCAGTTATGTAAGTTATTTGGAAGGTTGTACTGCACCATCACGCGATGAAAATCAATTGCATGCCGCAGTTGTGGAACTCATTGCACTGGATGATGCTGAAATTAAATATTCTACGGTTCAAAATTGGTACCCCGGAAATAAAGAAGGAAAAGGAGGAGTATACAATTTTGTTACAAAAAGAGGCATATGCGAGAACAATTCCAAAATTTCCTGGACCCAAGTGGAAACCGGTTCAGCAGTAACTTGGAAATACCCTTCATGTATTTTAAAGGGGAATAATTCAGTAGGAGAATTCTATTCCATTGCGGTAACCAATAATTTTCAGCAAGCGGATACAGGCACAAAAATGGTCCATTTGGGAAAAAACACCAAGAGCACAATTATTTCCAAGGGGATTTCTGCCGGTCAATCGCAAAATAGTTATCGTGGATTGGTTCAAGTGAACAGTAGGGCAGAAAATGCCAGAAACTTTTCGCAATGCGATTCTCTATTGATGGGTAATCGCTGTGGCGCACATACCTTCCCATATATTGAGGCAAAAAACAAAACAGCCCAGATAGAGCATGAAGCAACTACCAGCAAGATCGGCGAAGACCAAATCTTCTATTGTAACCAACGTGGAATTGATACAGAAAAAGCAATTGCACTGATCGTAAATGGTTTTAGCAAAGAAGTCTTGAACAAATTGCCTATGGAATTTGCAGTTGAAGCTCAAAAATTATTGGAAATAAGCCTTGAAGGGTCTGTTGGATAA
- a CDS encoding N-acyl homoserine lactonase family protein, giving the protein MKKIILFILTFAVISCKQEKKEAKPEEGKVEEVSKPELKLYTFSGGTVIANKLELFSQDTTYTGQSKEFADAFYVVSHPKGNLMWDAGLPESLVGLEEPFTDPSGAFTVSRKDSVTNQLSRIGMKVDDIDYIALSHTHFDHSGHANVFNRSTWLVQEAEYDFITSEEVQQNNPDNYNAIKELQKTKKLNGDFDVFEDGSVIIKSMPGHTPGHQVLYLDLSEHGPLLLSGDMYHFYENRTHKRVPSFNFDVEQTRASMEIFEDFAEENGATVYLQHAKGDFEKLPKAPKFLK; this is encoded by the coding sequence ATGAAAAAAATAATACTATTTATATTGACATTTGCAGTAATCAGTTGCAAACAAGAAAAAAAGGAAGCTAAACCTGAAGAAGGTAAAGTAGAAGAAGTTTCAAAGCCAGAACTTAAACTTTATACTTTTAGCGGAGGCACCGTAATTGCCAATAAATTGGAACTGTTTTCCCAAGATACTACGTACACAGGTCAATCCAAAGAATTTGCAGATGCTTTTTACGTAGTGAGCCATCCCAAAGGTAACCTGATGTGGGATGCCGGCCTTCCAGAATCTTTGGTTGGTTTGGAAGAACCTTTTACAGACCCTAGTGGCGCTTTTACCGTTTCAAGAAAGGATTCAGTAACCAATCAATTGTCACGTATTGGAATGAAAGTTGACGATATTGATTATATAGCCCTTTCCCATACACACTTTGACCATTCGGGTCATGCAAATGTTTTTAATAGATCAACTTGGTTGGTTCAAGAAGCGGAGTACGATTTTATAACGAGCGAAGAAGTTCAACAGAACAACCCCGATAACTACAATGCCATAAAAGAACTTCAAAAAACAAAAAAACTAAATGGCGATTTTGATGTGTTTGAAGATGGTAGTGTGATTATAAAATCAATGCCGGGCCATACACCGGGCCATCAAGTACTTTATTTGGATTTGAGCGAACACGGACCATTACTGCTCTCTGGCGATATGTATCATTTTTATGAGAACCGTACTCATAAGAGAGTGCCCAGTTTCAATTTTGACGTTGAACAAACAAGGGCCAGTATGGAAATTTTTGAGGACTTTGCAGAAGAAAATGGAGCAACAGTATACCTACAACACGCCAAAGGTGACTTTGAGAAATTACCCAAAGCACCCAAATTTTTAAAATAA
- a CDS encoding choice-of-anchor B family protein, translating to MLKHSLFLVLVGVFLFGCSGDDPENPDTNNDGGGEQADSEIGTGAVAVSFSLCESGRASNFPCNGYDLLFQMDLSAFSATSANDIWGWTDTANNREYALIGLDNGTAFVDITNSQNPVYLGKLLTATSASFWRDVKVYGDYVFIVAEAPNHGMQVFDLKKLRNVENPPQVFVADARYTGIGNAHNIVINEDLGFAYPVGTARNDAFNGGVHFIDIQNPTNPQGVGGYGTNGYTHDAQVVTYSGPDMDYTGREIFIGANENQIAIVDITDKSNPIEIETLVYGNLAYTHQGWFTEDQRYFILGDELDEVDFGFNSRTLVFDMNDLDNPLLHTTYSGPTSAIDHNGYVLDDEFFLANYTAGMRVLDISDIENENISEKAFFDTYPAGNVTGFNGTWSVYPYFESGKILISDINSGLFVVQKSN from the coding sequence ATGCTGAAACATTCTTTATTCTTAGTACTCGTAGGAGTCTTTCTTTTTGGATGTTCCGGGGATGATCCTGAAAATCCCGATACAAACAATGATGGAGGTGGTGAACAGGCCGATTCGGAAATCGGTACTGGAGCAGTTGCAGTATCTTTTTCGCTATGTGAAAGCGGTCGAGCATCAAACTTTCCTTGCAATGGATATGATCTTTTGTTTCAAATGGACCTGTCTGCGTTTTCTGCAACTTCGGCAAATGATATTTGGGGGTGGACGGACACAGCGAACAATAGGGAGTATGCTTTGATTGGATTGGACAATGGAACAGCCTTTGTGGATATTACCAACAGTCAAAATCCTGTGTACTTAGGTAAACTTTTGACCGCAACATCAGCCAGTTTTTGGAGGGATGTAAAGGTATATGGTGATTACGTTTTTATAGTTGCCGAAGCGCCAAATCATGGCATGCAAGTTTTTGACTTAAAAAAATTGAGAAATGTTGAAAATCCGCCCCAAGTTTTTGTGGCCGATGCCAGATATACCGGAATAGGAAATGCACACAATATTGTAATCAATGAAGATTTAGGATTTGCTTATCCAGTGGGTACGGCAAGAAACGATGCATTTAACGGGGGAGTTCATTTTATTGATATTCAAAACCCCACAAATCCCCAAGGAGTCGGGGGATATGGTACAAATGGTTATACGCATGATGCGCAGGTAGTAACCTATTCAGGACCGGATATGGACTATACGGGACGTGAGATTTTTATCGGTGCAAACGAGAATCAAATTGCGATTGTGGATATAACGGACAAATCCAATCCTATTGAGATAGAAACACTTGTGTATGGAAATTTGGCGTATACCCACCAAGGTTGGTTTACAGAAGACCAGCGTTATTTTATTTTAGGTGACGAATTGGACGAAGTGGATTTTGGTTTCAACTCTAGAACACTGGTTTTTGATATGAACGATTTGGACAACCCTTTACTTCATACAACCTACTCGGGACCTACAAGTGCCATTGATCACAATGGATATGTACTGGATGATGAATTTTTCCTGGCCAATTATACGGCAGGAATGCGTGTTTTGGATATTTCCGATATTGAAAATGAGAATATTTCTGAAAAAGCTTTTTTTGATACATACCCTGCCGGTAACGTTACGGGATTTAATGGGACCTGGAGTGTTTACCCCTATTTTGAAAGTGGAAAAATCTTGATTAGTGATATTAATTCTGGATTGTTCGTTGTCCAAAAGTCAAACTGA
- a CDS encoding four helix bundle protein, with product MYKSFEDLDVYKTAIKFTGKIYRLLDKNPLKKDFAMVDQLRRATISILNNISEGFERETDKELVRFLYFSKGSAGEVRNLFNLMNEIGYFEENGVNRI from the coding sequence ATGTATAAATCGTTCGAAGATTTAGATGTTTATAAAACGGCCATAAAGTTTACAGGTAAGATTTATAGATTATTGGATAAGAATCCTTTGAAAAAAGATTTTGCAATGGTAGACCAATTAAGAAGAGCAACTATTTCAATTTTAAATAATATTTCTGAAGGATTTGAAAGAGAAACAGATAAAGAATTAGTTAGGTTCCTTTATTTTTCAAAGGGTTCGGCTGGAGAGGTAAGGAATCTTTTCAATTTAATGAACGAGATTGGTTACTTTGAGGAAAATGGAGTTAATAGAATATAG
- the sufD gene encoding Fe-S cluster assembly protein SufD yields the protein MDLKDKLLSSFLAFENNVDLDHPVHDVRSEAIKNFEAKGFPSKKEEAWKYTSLNNIQKVDFSIFPKQENTLEYKDIKQYFLHEIDTYKIVFIDGVYSSYLSETTHDGVDVCLMSAALTKPQYKQVIDVYFNKVASKDESLTTLNTAFSKEGAYIYIPKNKVPKKPIQILHLATGTEAALMLQPRNLVIVEENAEVQIIERHQSLTGNEVLTNSVTEIFAAKDANVDYYKVQNDVNTASLIDNTYISQKDKSIVRVHTFSFGGKLTRNNLNFYQNGEYMDSVLKGVTILGEKQHVDHHTLVHHAQPNCESHQDYKGIFGEKSTGVFNGKIIVDKIAQKTNAFQQNNNILISDKATINTKPQLEIFADDVKCSHGCTIGQLDEDALFYLQSRGIPKKEATALLMYAFANNVLESVRIPELKTRINKLIAKKLGVRVGFEL from the coding sequence ATGGATTTAAAGGATAAATTACTTTCTTCGTTTTTGGCTTTTGAAAACAATGTGGATTTAGATCACCCAGTCCATGATGTACGCTCAGAAGCAATAAAGAATTTTGAGGCAAAGGGCTTTCCCTCTAAAAAAGAAGAAGCTTGGAAATATACTTCTCTGAATAATATTCAAAAAGTGGATTTCAGTATTTTTCCCAAACAGGAAAATACGCTGGAATATAAAGATATCAAACAATATTTCCTTCATGAGATAGATACCTATAAAATTGTTTTTATCGATGGTGTATACAGTTCCTATCTATCTGAGACCACCCATGATGGTGTTGATGTATGTCTGATGAGTGCTGCACTCACCAAACCGCAATACAAACAGGTTATAGATGTCTACTTCAACAAAGTGGCTTCAAAAGATGAATCCTTGACAACCTTGAATACTGCCTTTAGTAAAGAAGGGGCTTACATTTATATTCCAAAGAACAAGGTCCCAAAAAAGCCTATTCAAATATTGCATCTGGCAACAGGTACCGAAGCGGCATTAATGTTGCAGCCAAGGAATTTGGTCATTGTAGAGGAAAATGCCGAAGTACAGATTATAGAGCGTCATCAAAGCTTAACGGGCAACGAAGTTCTGACTAACTCCGTTACCGAAATCTTCGCCGCTAAAGACGCTAACGTAGACTATTATAAAGTTCAGAACGATGTGAATACAGCATCCCTGATCGACAATACATACATTTCCCAAAAAGATAAAAGCATCGTTCGTGTCCATACATTCTCCTTTGGCGGAAAATTGACGCGTAACAACTTGAACTTCTATCAAAATGGAGAATATATGGACTCTGTGTTAAAAGGAGTTACTATTCTAGGGGAAAAACAACATGTGGATCACCATACTTTGGTACACCATGCACAACCCAATTGCGAAAGCCATCAAGATTATAAAGGAATTTTTGGTGAAAAATCCACGGGAGTTTTTAATGGAAAAATCATCGTTGATAAAATTGCCCAAAAAACCAATGCATTCCAGCAGAACAATAATATATTGATAAGCGACAAAGCAACTATAAATACAAAGCCCCAATTGGAAATCTTTGCAGATGACGTAAAATGCTCCCATGGATGCACCATTGGTCAACTGGATGAGGATGCCTTATTTTATCTTCAATCTAGAGGAATTCCAAAAAAAGAAGCAACAGCGTTATTGATGTATGCATTTGCAAATAATGTATTGGAAAGCGTACGTATTCCGGAATTAAAGACTCGAATCAACAAACTGATTGCAAAAAAGCTCGGTGTTCGTGTAGGTTTCGAGTTATAG
- a CDS encoding HesB/IscA family protein gives MIKVSETAKQKVVALMTEEGFDATDDFVRVGVKSGGCSGLSYELTFDKNIAETDKVFEDNSVRIIVDKKSFLYLVGTTLEYSGGLNGKGFVFNNPNAQRTCGCGESFSL, from the coding sequence ATGATTAAAGTTTCGGAAACAGCAAAACAAAAAGTAGTGGCTTTAATGACCGAAGAAGGTTTTGATGCCACTGATGATTTTGTTCGTGTGGGTGTAAAAAGCGGTGGATGCAGTGGGTTGTCCTACGAACTGACCTTTGACAAAAACATAGCTGAGACCGATAAGGTTTTTGAGGATAATTCAGTACGTATTATAGTTGATAAGAAAAGCTTTTTGTATTTAGTGGGTACAACTTTGGAATATTCAGGGGGACTTAATGGAAAAGGCTTTGTTTTTAACAATCCGAATGCCCAGAGGACTTGTGGTTGTGGGGAAAGTTTTTCTTTATAA
- the sufC gene encoding Fe-S cluster assembly ATPase SufC — translation MLKIKDLHASIEDKKILNGINLEVNSGEVHAIMGPNGSGKSTLASVIAGKEEFEIKKGSIALNGEDLEELDPEERAHKGIFLSFQYPIEIPGVSVTNFMKTAINASRKARGLEDMPANQMLKLIREKSEMLEIDRKFLSRSLNEGFSGGEKKRNEIFQMAMLEPKLAILDETDSGLDIDALRIVANGVNKLRGKDNAIIVITHYQRLLEYIVPDFVHVLHEGRIVKSGTKELALELEEKGYDWIKQEATV, via the coding sequence ATGCTAAAGATTAAGGATTTACACGCAAGCATAGAAGACAAGAAAATTTTGAACGGTATCAACCTTGAAGTAAACTCAGGCGAGGTTCACGCTATTATGGGCCCAAACGGTTCTGGAAAAAGCACCTTGGCATCCGTAATTGCAGGAAAAGAGGAATTTGAAATAAAAAAGGGCAGTATAGCTCTAAATGGCGAAGATTTGGAAGAACTGGACCCAGAAGAAAGAGCGCATAAAGGAATATTTCTATCATTTCAATACCCTATTGAAATTCCAGGAGTATCCGTGACCAACTTTATGAAGACAGCTATAAACGCCTCAAGAAAAGCAAGGGGACTTGAAGATATGCCGGCCAATCAAATGCTGAAATTGATTCGGGAGAAATCTGAAATGTTGGAGATTGACCGTAAGTTTTTATCGCGATCTCTTAATGAGGGGTTTTCGGGCGGTGAGAAAAAACGGAACGAAATTTTTCAAATGGCAATGTTGGAGCCAAAACTTGCCATTTTGGACGAGACCGATTCGGGTCTGGATATTGATGCCCTTAGAATTGTCGCCAACGGTGTTAACAAGCTTAGGGGAAAGGATAATGCGATAATCGTAATTACACACTACCAAAGGTTGCTGGAATATATTGTTCCCGATTTTGTGCATGTGCTACACGAAGGAAGGATTGTAAAGTCGGGTACCAAAGAGCTAGCTTTGGAACTGGAAGAGAAAGGTTACGATTGGATCAAACAAGAAGCAACGGTATAA
- a CDS encoding aminotransferase class V-fold PLP-dependent enzyme, translating to MTETSFDVKTIRRDFPILNREVNGKPLVYLDNAATSQTPQQVIDVIVDYYQNYNANIHRGVHSLSQEATDAYEAARIKIQKHFNIAKSHEVIFTSGTTHGINLVANGFSSFIKEGDEILVSAMEHHSNIVPWQMLAERTGAVLKVIPMNQNGELVMEEFYALLSNKTKLVFCNHISNALGTINPIEEIIHAAHNIGAAVLVDGAQAAPHIKADLQALNVDFYTISAHKVCGPTGVGMLYGKEEWLKKLPPYQGGGEMIAEVTFEKTTYADLPHKFEAGTPNICGGIGFGAALDYMNRIGFENIASYEDELLQYATEQLLAIEGLKIYGTAKNKTSVISFNIQDIHPYDIGTILDKLGIAVRTGHHCAQPIMDFYQIPGTVRASFCFYNTKEEVDILVKGVERAKNMLL from the coding sequence ATGACAGAAACAAGCTTTGATGTCAAAACAATTCGACGAGACTTCCCAATCCTCAATAGAGAGGTCAACGGAAAACCTTTGGTATATCTTGACAATGCTGCTACTTCCCAAACCCCCCAACAGGTCATTGATGTTATTGTAGATTACTATCAAAACTATAACGCCAACATCCATAGAGGTGTACATAGTCTATCACAAGAAGCTACTGATGCCTACGAAGCTGCTAGAATAAAAATCCAAAAGCACTTCAACATTGCCAAATCCCATGAAGTGATTTTTACTTCGGGAACCACCCACGGTATCAATTTGGTTGCAAATGGATTTAGCTCGTTTATAAAGGAAGGCGACGAGATATTGGTTTCTGCGATGGAACATCATTCCAATATTGTGCCTTGGCAAATGTTGGCCGAACGCACAGGGGCGGTTTTGAAAGTTATTCCAATGAACCAAAATGGAGAGTTGGTCATGGAAGAGTTTTACGCACTGCTTTCCAACAAAACAAAACTTGTTTTTTGCAATCATATTTCCAATGCCTTGGGAACCATCAACCCCATTGAAGAAATCATACATGCCGCTCACAATATTGGAGCAGCGGTATTGGTTGACGGGGCACAGGCCGCACCACATATAAAAGCGGATCTACAAGCTTTAAATGTGGATTTTTATACGATTTCTGCCCACAAGGTTTGTGGCCCAACAGGTGTGGGAATGCTTTATGGAAAGGAAGAATGGCTCAAAAAATTACCTCCATACCAAGGTGGTGGCGAGATGATTGCCGAGGTAACTTTTGAAAAGACCACATATGCAGACCTGCCCCATAAATTTGAAGCGGGCACACCAAATATTTGTGGAGGTATTGGTTTTGGTGCTGCTTTGGATTATATGAACCGGATAGGTTTTGAAAACATTGCAAGCTATGAGGATGAACTGCTTCAATATGCTACGGAACAATTGTTGGCTATTGAAGGATTAAAAATTTACGGAACGGCTAAAAATAAAACTTCCGTTATATCTTTCAATATACAAGACATTCATCCGTACGATATAGGAACCATTCTGGACAAACTTGGTATAGCTGTCCGTACAGGACACCACTGCGCCCAACCCATTATGGATTTTTATCAAATTCCGGGAACAGTTAGGGCAAGTTTCTGTTTTTACAATACCAAAGAAGAGGTCGATATTTTGGTGAAAGGTGTTGAAAGAGCCAAGAACATGTTGCTTTAA
- a CDS encoding SufE family protein, giving the protein MTIEKIQDEIVDEFSMFDDWMQRYEYMIELGKSLPLIDEQYKTDDNIIKGCQSKVWVHAELDGDKLVFTADSDAIITKGIIAILIRAFSNQKPHEIIDASTGFIDEIGLKEHLSPTRANGLVSMVKQLKLYAVAYQTQLN; this is encoded by the coding sequence ATGACCATAGAAAAGATACAGGATGAGATTGTAGATGAGTTTTCCATGTTCGATGATTGGATGCAACGTTACGAATATATGATCGAACTGGGAAAATCACTTCCATTGATAGACGAGCAATATAAAACTGATGATAATATTATAAAAGGATGTCAGAGCAAGGTATGGGTACACGCAGAACTAGATGGTGATAAGTTGGTTTTTACAGCTGATAGCGATGCAATTATCACCAAAGGAATCATTGCAATTTTGATTCGGGCCTTTAGCAATCAAAAACCACACGAAATTATTGATGCAAGCACGGGTTTTATAGATGAGATAGGTCTCAAAGAACATTTATCTCCGACAAGGGCCAACGGCTTGGTAAGTATGGTAAAACAGTTGAAACTTTATGCTGTGGCTTACCAAACACAGCTTAATTAA